The Primulina eburnea isolate SZY01 chromosome 13, ASM2296580v1, whole genome shotgun sequence genome includes a region encoding these proteins:
- the LOC140810275 gene encoding uncharacterized protein, producing the protein MAILTGLEKQEAGGSAWKLMGGGGMSQLSTLAQKTSGGSINVIFKEALVQMDLHEYQLEAVETAMFGFVGHAVYPEGEITLPLTLGTRDLRKTVMTIFTMVDVPYSYNIIFGRLATNEMRAIASTYHQKIKYPKKERREEKGKRESQVDEVAKEREVHFVAEEEQEAVEIEPGKHIRELAEISPHVAEHKLNIIVGSQPMKQKKRCFGLEKDKVINEQVKELLRAGHIREVQYPTWLSNVFLVPKATGK; encoded by the exons ATGGCGATTCTAACCGGTCTCGAAAAGCAAGAAGCAGGAGGGAGTGCCTGGAAGTTGATGGGAGGGGGAGGAATGAGCCAGTTATCAACTTTGGCCCAGAAGACCTCAGGGGGCTCTATCAATGTCATCTTCAAAGAAGCACTGGTTCAAATGGATTTGCACGAGTATCAATTAGAGGCGGTTGAGACTGCCATGTTTGGCTTTGTGGGTCACGCGGTGTACCCAGAAGGAGAAATAACATTGCCACTAACCTTGGGAACCAGAGATCTGCGGAAAACAGTCATGACGATTTTTACAATGGTGGATGTCCCGtactcatataatatcatttttgggAGGCTAGCTACGAATGAAATGAGAGCTATAGCCTCCACTTATCATCAAAAAATCAAATATCCG AAGAAGGAGAGAAGGGAGGAGAAAGGAAAGAGGGAAAGTCAAGTAGATGAGGTGGCCAAGGAGAGGGAAGTGCATTTTGTGGCGGAGGAAGAACAAGAAGCAGTGGAGATTGAGCCCGGGAAACACATCCGG GAACTAGCCGAGATCTCGCCCCATGTGGCCGAGCATAAACTAAATATTATCGTGGGATCCCAGCCCATGAAGCAGAAAAAGAGGTGTTTTGGCCTGGAGAAAGATAAAGTCATTAATGAACAAGTGAAAGAGTTGTTGCGGGCTGGCCACATTCGGGAAGTCCAATACCCCACATGGCTTTCGAATGTGTTCCTTGTCCCTAAAGCCACTGGAAAATGA
- the LOC140810783 gene encoding small ribosomal subunit protein eS21y, with protein sequence MQNEEGQNMDLYIPRKCSATNRLITSKDHASVQINVGHLDENGRYTGQFSTFALCGFVRAQGDADSGLDRLWQKKKAEVRQQ encoded by the exons ATGCAGAACGAAGAGGGACAGAACATGGATCTGTATATCCCCAGAAAGTG CTCTGCTACGAATAGGCTCATCACCTCTAAGGATCATGCTTCGGTCCAGATCAATGTGGGGCATTTGGATGAGAATGGTCGATACACTGGCCAATTTTCCACCTTCGCACTGTGTGGATTTGTCCGGGCTCAG GGTGATGCTGACAGTGGTCTTGATAGGCTCTGGCAGAAAAAGAAAGCTGAAGTCCGGCAACAGTGA